atttgatagttatttgaaattattttttggcTAATAGAAAGTCAGTAATGTTCCTAGGGTGGACTGAATTTCTTATTTCAATTCAGCACAACATTTTGTATACTACTACCTAGTTTGTCATTTTTGCCACAGtactactattattttttcttGTTGAGAGGTATTAAAAAGATATAAAAGTCTTCTTTTAAGGTCTtaaatttgagctttaaaaatgtgcagataCTCTGCTCACGGACACAGTTTTAGGCGGTGTGGACACTGGGAAGACCGGACGGTCTGGCTTGTGAACTGGCATGGGCTGAAAAGTACTCAAGCCAGACTGTCCTGTTTTCCTGGTGTCCACACCGCCTAAAACTGTGCCTGTGAGCAGAGtatctgcacatttttaaagctcaaatttaAGACCTTAAAAGAAGTTCTGTGCTGGGGTGCTGGGCATTTAACCGGGCGTAAAGGATTTTCTGCAGCTCCTTGACCTGATTTGTTTCTGCCATTTCTGTCGTCTAATCTGATTTTCTCTATTAAAAATCTGACACTCACTGATGCTGCTGCTTTTTCTTACTGCTTTTTTTCATTGCTTTGAGTTAACTAGTATTAGTTATAGGTCAAATTTTGCATGTGTTtgattttaaaggtaaaaatactctgaaatatggtgatattgttttagggccatatgggtCATCAACAAGGCTTTTTTGCTATTTGTagcaaaattcacactgttctcgtttCACCATTTAATAAtatctttgtgtttgtctgtgtgtacaGTATGCATCAGTATAAAATGCCTCCATTAATGtacacaaacagacaaacacaagGACAGATAAAAGGGAAGTGGGTTCGGTCAAAGCAGCTCTATACACGACCATAGGTGCTCAGTCTGTTTCAGACGAGGTGTTAACCACAGTAttgctacactgtaaaatgtgataagttgatcttacttttaaaaaattaggAAAGCAGTTGccttgaaaaatatataaaataactttattaagtgtactcaaatcatagttaaatctacaccGTTTACTTAAgatgtttctactttaaataccctgtaaatgcaagttgtttttttaagtgtgtataaCTCGATAAGTAGACTATATTcaaaagttcatgtaatataatttttaagtacagtgaaattaacatatacatatatatttaacattaatattttcctgaacctgtttttagtcttctttctggtttcattcaattacttttttaaatactcatagaaaagtagatgaagaaagaaaacagtaaagaactaAATGTACTGAAAGCatagcgagaacacagagttactacagctcagtaaatgatgcttgttctacagcctacaacacagaggtcaagcattttattataagaggtgatctacaagtttacctaacctagcctgggaggaatcacttcacactgatggtgagtgctacaaactgaaggacacacccagtgtgcaaatcgattgtgacagaagccaatggaaaagaggctgccaatggcaacagactaaactcagttaattataagttggttcaactcaaagatctcagtttgagtgtatatgtacccacaaatgttcatctaactcaaaatagttgagttttgtttagaaatctccatttttatgtaaaacaggctTAATTTATTCGAGTTCAAAccacttctgggtttacagtgtagaggtGGAGTGCTTTCTAAATTCTTAGCCACTGGGATACACCTCGTCTAGCATGAGTATTGTAGACCCAGTTACCCCAAATCTCTTGTTGATGGGGTGGCTAGATGGTTAATTACCTCCGGTCATCTATCCTCCATCTGAAGGGTTAAGTTGGCGTAGGTGGAGACATTCCCAAGTTTTGGCTGATCACTTTTGGTCAGCTTTCATTCGTTACTATTTACCCAGTCTCCAAACAAGAAACAAGTGGTTTGACAAGAAGTCTTCAGTACAGTTAAACAATGTGGTTTTGGTCGTGGATCCCCGGCAGCCCAGAGCTGATTGgcctctggtaaaaaaaaaagttgtcaagTTGTACTCAAGTTGAGTAAGAACCGTGGATGTTTAAAACCGGAAAAGGATTTTCACAAGACCAGTGGCGAAACTAATTACACTTTCATCCATTCCAAATGATGAAACTGGATCTAGAAGCTCTGTGGTAACTACTACACCCAGCCTTTCAAGAAGGGCAAGTTTCCTGTATCCCAGTCAGAgtggtgttgtttgtgtgtgaatgCCAGATAAGTGAGTACTTAATTGAATTATGTTCCTGAATGACAATTAGTAGATGTTATTTAGCTAGATTTGGAGGCTTGTTGTTGTGAATTGCATACAATGTTGTTTAGAAGCTGGCTGTTAACGATTAGCATTTTTATTCATTCTGGCCTTCCTCCTGTGCTTTGACTTTTACCTCAGAGTGAATGACACTAGTTTTGAGCCCAGTGCCTATGCAGTCCACAAGAACATCCTCAACATATAGGGACCAACAGATAGACGAACAGAGATACGAACTGTGAGGATTTCAATTATTCTGTTTAAGACagaatatatggattatgtttttatttaaataactgtGTATTGGGGCAGGGGTGGATGAAGTTTAGTTTAATTTGGTTTAATCAGTTGTGTATTGGGGCGTAGGTGCATCAGGAGTTTGGTTTACAGTCTTAGATAGGTCCAGAGTTCATAGGTCACTATATTAATAAATCCAGCCTTTCCTTGTGCCAGGGATTAAAAGCAGCCACAAGCCATGACactgccacccccatgtttcacaatAAGTTTGTTGAAATGCAGAGTTCATTCTTTGTCGTTCAAGAAGCTTCTGAGCAATATTCGCTCCGGTAGTTTCTTCCCACCTGTCCTGTAGAGTTATTAAGGCTGCAGGGGGTGACGAGTCCTGACCTGTTCATACAGGTTTTGTGTCAGGAGTCTCTACCTGCTTTACTAGTCTTCTCAGGTTAACACATTATGCAGACATTAAGCATTAGTGCAGCCAGCTTAGAACATTTATACTGGTTCAAAATGTATACTGGATCCCAATTACCCAGCTAATTTCTGGAGAGTTGAATAATATGGAGTTTGATCCCACTTTGTTTAAGTATTCAATTTAAATgattttctctccctttttttaatagagtttACCCCATATTTTGAGTCATCATTACTTATATTTAACAGTTGAGACATGCTAAAATAATAAGTTAAAGTCTAGCAAATGTATTCTGTTTAGTGTTTGCAGGCCATAAGAGGAAGTTGTCATTTTTCTTACTGTAAAGAGCCTTCATGCTTGATTCGTCCTGAAGTGCAGTAACTCTgctgctggattcatttttctatttaatgGCAGAAGGCAAGCAGGACCATTTCatcttgtattaaaaaaacagagacaCTAGCTGTCTTCTCTAAATAGGCAatgtttattcatattttaaattgCTAAAATTATGACAAAGAATTGCCTTCTagtgtcaggcccgtccagccaagccaagcactctatgcccaaataaggacattCCCCTAGTtagagcatgcacacacactctgagaggcactccatgcccaaataaggacttcctctaatcagggcaaGCACACGCAgccatccagccctgattagagatcagaTTCACCTGGGCAGAGTGTTTCTCTGCTGTCGCCCAGTATTGGTCGCTCacatggtctgtgtttctttgtggttccagcctgtttgcatcatagactgtatatagctggacagaacatcatctctcaaaagtgaagccaccacaggtcgggcgccccctgctgtttggctgcagaaagctgtgtaactccacccatccccataggtttcaatggcaaaacaggcaactctcaatcacgtttttttccaatatactgtaattctacctccattatttaaatgcaacagctagtgtaacctctgcttatattgtcacatttttatatccccacaaaaTTGGgtgtttaaaacgttattcagctctattcaaaaaaggtgtggttatggtaaaagggctgcttatgggcgggaccaataacagaccgtcggCTCCGCTccgcagtctgtgaccgcgaggcagccctcaggggcggggttatttaaatgagtaggctgctctccacagtctttctccctcctctggtctctactgctcagAATCGGGttgcaggatcgccaacatggcggaggATTTTGGCTccattttcattgaataaatgggaacggagacacaacgtccaacttttttttacagtctctggtttgcaTCTCTACAAAGCGTTCTTTTTCCCAAGCCTGTTTCGCCCTAGTTCCTGGTGTTTCCCTGGACTCCTCCCTGCTTAAGTATCCctgtttaatttattgtgtttgtttgcccagtttactttttagtctagctgttttcctaagctctgcttagcagttttctgtttgCCCTTTTCTAGTCTAGTGCTCCCATTGTTTTTTCCCCATTCCCCATACTACTTCCTGGTTATATTGTTTTGGCAGTTTCACTTATTCCTTGTTTCTTTAGTCCCTGgttcttttggcccagtccagtTTGCTTTgtcagtttttatatttgtttcctATTTTGCCCaactttagtgtgttgctctatTCAACTTTCTTATtgtagttttgttgtttatttttaattaaattctacTGCTTCGTttttacatcccagcagtgtcttttatttcctttttgcctGTTAAGTCAGGCATGACATCTAGTAATGTACCAGCAAAACTATTTACAGATAGTTCAGGAGTagcacacccattatgcaaataaatgatttcagGAGCCAATAGAAAGATATACTGTAAGATATGTTAGGTAAGCCTTACATTTAGTTCTAAAAAGAGTTAAACGTTTAACTCACACAAATGTTATTATGGTGCATTGAGTATTTACATATTCTAAAAATGCAAATAGAGATCTAGGGAACATGCCAATTATTCTGCCAGTGATTTTTTACAAggctgttttgttctgttctctTAACCGAGCACTTTTATGTTCATTTGATagttatttgaaattatttttagCTAACAGAAAGTCAGTAATGTTCCTAGGGTGGTTTAACTCACAGAAATGTTACCAGCTACATTCTATTCAGTAATTACATGTACATTCATAATGAGTTAATGAAATCACAGTGAGTTTATTCCAAAAGGCAAAATTTGCTCTGACGGCAAAAAAGAATAACAATGTTTGCttttgttcatatttattatcgtctgatttgttcatttgtttcacAATCACATCCTTGTACATCTACGTACATCCATTACAATTAGGTTGTAACGGATGTAAAAGCAAAACTACCTGCAAATGAAATTAAAtggataatttaaaaaaatacaatttatgacCTCTACAAATAATATTATTCTACCTGCTGAAATAATTTTTACAGTGTGAGTGTCAATCATGTCAATTCAAACTCAATCAATTCAAATGATGAAATTCTCGGGGCATCCAGGGAGTGCAGAGGTCCAGCACCAGTATGTTTCACTGGAAACGAGAGAAAACAGcacattaatgtttttaatgaagaaAATGACTGCAAGCATAAATATCACTCAAGAACAGTTTATAACTGTCAGCATTGCCTTAATCACgttaaatctataaataaagatGTGTTGGTTGTTCCTTGAAGGAATCTATCTTACCTTTCAGTGCTCTAGATCTTTTCCTCCCTGAACTCGGTGGTGATGGAGTTGCCAGACTGGCACCTGTACTGTCCATACTCCACCTTGCTCTGGGATCCGGTGATGATGGTCAGCTTGACTGGAACCTTCACATCCACCTCCTTCCTCACCATGTTCACGGTGAGCTTGGTGCGGGGAGCGATTTTGGCTGGTAGGTTAACCCGGATGCTCTTCCTCTCTGTCCTGGTGTTGCTGCTCCCCTTCTCCACGGTGAAGGTGTTGCTCAGAGAAAAGTTCTGCTGTGCTTTCACCACTCCCACGTCTACACCAAATGATGTTCCCCAGCTTATCTGGGTGGAATTGCTAAAGCTGAAGCTATCAGTGACGGAGCCTTCGTACTCCTTACTCATCTCAGTGGAGAAGCTTTGCTCGTGGTCTCCATGGTTCAGACCACACAGGCTGTCGATGACCACGGCATTCATATGCTCTTCTTTCTGGTTCCACTGGATCTCTGCTGTTATAATGGGTTTCCCTGGCTTCAGAGGGCGAAGGTGAGACACTCTGTCATTGAACCAGCCGTACTCAGGCATGTCTCGAGAAGCTCTGGCCACCAGCTGAGCTCCACTTCTGTTGATGTGCTCATACAGGACCCACGCCCCTCTCTGCACCTTGTGAGAAGACGCAACATCGTTAAAGTTGCCGTAGCACAGGTTGGTTTCAGTGGTGAAGACGAGGCTCCTGCCCCGGTAGTTAGTATGTTCGTAAAGGGTTATCTGAGGGTTTGTCAGGTCGTCTGTCACTTTCTCCAGAGAAGAAAAGGCGTCGTTCCTGTCCAGAGTGGCGTACTCTCCCTCCTCGTAGACATACTGAGAACCTTGAAAGTTGGTATGTTCATATGCCACCCATGGCTCCCCTATAACTTTCAGGGAAGAGATGCAATCGTTGAAGTTTTCGCTTACCAAGTTGGGGACGGAGGAGGTGAACTCTTTGCTCATGCCCTGAAAGTTAATATGCTCGTAGATGATGATCTTGCTCATGGTGTGGCTCTGGAAGTCGATACTGAATGAGATGAACGAGAGGAGTCTGCAAGTCTGTGAAAAGTGTCTCTTAACCCCTCCATATATATAGGGGGCTGAGGAATTTGAGAATATGCAGGTTCTGCTGATCCTGAATCAGTTTTAAGCAGAGTTGACATTTTTTTAACTTCTTCCAAGCAAAACCAGTTCAAACACGTTTTTAGCCACAGGGAGTTTCACTTAACTGAATATTTACAACTGACCATTTCCCTGTGTCAAAGCAGAGTGGGTAATTTTACTGCACTAAATTATACTTTAAAGAACTGGTATAAAACTAGCATACTCCATACGTACTCCAACCTTGGTCTCTCGCAACACTGAAATTCAAATCCAGTGCTGAATCGGGTCAAAATATGGCTAAATTTGTGCAGTCTGATTCGGGTATTAGTTCAAGCTCGCTTTATACATACCAAGTAACTAGTTTGACTAAGTTTGAAACAATGTAAAGGAAGGAATTTAGCTCTTACTGCAGTTCTTTTATCAGCACTTTTTTATAAGCTAAAATTCAACCTCGACATTTAGTCCTAAAGTGGTATTTTTCTAACATGATTAACCCATAAGAACCCAGACCATGCTGTGAATATTGATACaactgagcagctcattcatattGTCTATCATTGTGATAAGAAAGcgcattattattttacaattaaaatccTGATTTAACATGAATATCACAAGAAtttcatacactcta
The Astyanax mexicanus isolate ESR-SI-001 chromosome 13, AstMex3_surface, whole genome shotgun sequence DNA segment above includes these coding regions:
- the LOC125780604 gene encoding epidermal differentiation-specific protein-like encodes the protein MSKIIIYEHINFQGMSKEFTSSVPNLVSENFNDCISSLKVIGEPWVAYEHTNFQGSQYVYEEGEYATLDRNDAFSSLEKVTDDLTNPQITLYEHTNYRGRSLVFTTETNLCYGNFNDVASSHKVQRGAWVLYEHINRSGAQLVARASRDMPEYGWFNDRVSHLRPLKPGKPIITAEIQWNQKEEHMNAVVIDSLCGLNHGDHEQSFSTEMSKEYEGSVTDSFSFSNSTQISWGTSFGVDVGVVKAQQNFSLSNTFTVEKGSSNTRTERKSIRVNLPAKIAPRTKLTVNMVRKEVDVKVPVKLTIITGSQSKVEYGQYRCQSGNSITTEFREEKI